Proteins encoded within one genomic window of Terriglobales bacterium:
- a CDS encoding methyltransferase domain-containing protein, whose product MSDAATAQSDCQRCSRTVEDIRHCRNYQHVSIRFWCLDITSGTILALLIVALHDLLIPNSVSLPWSLLASMSILMVLQFMFSLLIGGVTGSLEAMIPGTFVAMGAMIVALMPMGQVSRLVAGATVGLLISAGFVLMDAILRRRPNGVASKLQTRSVSKPPSFTIPTPAWVYDLLEEAGAHRRACPQRRLFAQMGERVLFVAAGSGLNFANFPPHRSIVAVDVNPEMLQRAHARAKTYDGILVLMNADVQKLPFEDAAFDTIATASTFCSVPDPGLGLSELYRVLKPGGNLLMFEHVRSRNAAVALNQDMMNFFMRFLGPSINRDTATTVRNAGFVIDRIGSAYLDVFLAIEGHKPARALP is encoded by the coding sequence ATGAGCGATGCGGCCACAGCACAGTCCGATTGCCAGAGGTGTTCGCGGACGGTTGAAGACATTCGTCATTGTCGCAACTATCAGCACGTCTCGATCAGATTCTGGTGCCTCGACATCACCTCTGGGACGATCTTGGCACTTTTGATTGTCGCGCTCCATGATTTATTGATTCCCAACAGCGTCTCTCTTCCGTGGAGCCTTCTCGCATCGATGTCGATCCTAATGGTGCTGCAGTTCATGTTCTCTCTGTTGATCGGCGGCGTAACCGGCTCACTGGAGGCAATGATTCCGGGGACCTTCGTTGCGATGGGCGCTATGATCGTCGCCTTGATGCCGATGGGGCAAGTAAGCAGGCTCGTTGCCGGAGCGACGGTCGGCCTCTTGATCAGTGCGGGCTTTGTTCTGATGGATGCCATCCTTAGGCGACGGCCGAATGGAGTCGCTTCGAAATTGCAAACCAGATCAGTATCGAAGCCTCCTTCTTTCACGATCCCCACGCCCGCTTGGGTGTATGACTTGTTAGAAGAGGCTGGTGCGCACAGGAGGGCATGTCCACAGCGCCGGCTGTTCGCGCAGATGGGAGAGCGGGTTCTGTTTGTCGCTGCCGGTTCAGGATTGAATTTCGCCAACTTTCCACCGCATCGTAGCATTGTTGCTGTTGACGTCAATCCTGAGATGTTGCAGCGAGCTCACGCTCGGGCGAAGACATATGACGGAATACTGGTTCTGATGAACGCAGATGTTCAGAAGCTACCGTTTGAGGATGCAGCATTTGATACGATCGCAACTGCATCTACCTTCTGCAGCGTACCCGATCCTGGCCTAGGACTTTCAGAGCTTTATCGTGTGCTCAAGCCTGGAGGAAACCTCCTGATGTTTGAACACGTACGAAGCAGGAACGCGGCGGTGGCACTGAATCAGGATATGATGAACTTCTTCATGCGGTTCTTAGGGCCGAGTATCAACCGGGACACAGCGACGACGGTCAGAAACGCGGGGTTTGTCATTGATCGAATCGGAAGCGCGTACTTGGACGTGTTTCTCGCAATTGAGGGGCACAAGCCAGCTAGGGCGCTGCCGTAG
- a CDS encoding c-type cytochrome: protein MRRRTLWIALVVLLVAGAGVYGVVLIHHGFSARDEPSTLEAWTARRVRRLAIPADAKDLKNPVQRSPDGLREGMQHFADHCAMCHANDGSGNTEIGRNLYPKAPDMRAAQTQNLTDGEIYYIIQNGIRLSGMPAWGKAGDPNDEESWNLVYFIRHLPSLTSEEEQQMKQWNPVSPSEVESDKEEEEFLEGGVAKPPSQKHSQPK, encoded by the coding sequence ATGAGAAGACGGACACTTTGGATAGCTCTTGTCGTTTTGCTCGTCGCAGGAGCTGGTGTATATGGAGTTGTTCTCATTCATCACGGATTTAGTGCTCGTGACGAGCCCTCTACCCTCGAAGCGTGGACAGCACGCCGTGTACGAAGACTCGCTATTCCTGCCGACGCGAAAGATCTGAAGAATCCTGTGCAGCGTTCACCAGACGGACTACGTGAGGGTATGCAACACTTTGCCGATCACTGCGCCATGTGCCACGCCAACGACGGAAGCGGCAATACGGAGATCGGGCGCAATCTGTATCCCAAGGCCCCCGATATGCGAGCTGCTCAAACGCAGAACCTTACCGATGGTGAGATCTATTACATCATCCAAAACGGTATACGACTGAGTGGAATGCCTGCATGGGGCAAGGCCGGAGATCCCAACGATGAAGAGAGTTGGAATCTGGTCTACTTCATACGGCATTTGCCGTCGCTGACTTCAGAAGAAGAGCAACAAATGAAGCAGTGGAATCCCGTTAGCCCGAGCGAAGTTGAAAGCGATAAGGAAGAAGAGGAATTCCTGGAGGGAGGAGTGGCCAAGCCTCCCTCCCAAAAACATTCACAACCAAAGTAG
- a CDS encoding M48 family metallopeptidase: protein MRPVIGYSLAVVLAVLMSGSVNAQTASVSTRDSNISAEAERGVPSGGKKKQEKRRRKLSPKYDVNRIGDRGIGSGINIYSIEREQSLGRELANAIDQESKFLDDDVVVQYVNRLAQNIVRHSDATIPFRIRVLDNDEVNAFALPGGYLYVNSGLIAAAQNEAELAGVIAHEVAHVAARHGTKSETKGVFLTLATIPLVFVPAGGIIRQVTGIAGPLSSLRFSRKAELEADLLGMEYAFSTGYDPTCLVQLFERVSVDHPAPRSRLARIFSTHPPTSDRIIAAQAVIADYLSDRETYIVSTSEFDNIRERLLAREAGARLGRNSTGPLLRRKTPAQAGPANPGDNDHGSEGSPQPQWAAKQQQPGS from the coding sequence ATGCGACCCGTGATCGGCTATTCTCTCGCCGTAGTGCTCGCCGTACTGATGTCCGGTTCGGTGAACGCTCAAACTGCAAGCGTTTCAACGCGTGATTCCAATATCTCGGCAGAAGCAGAGCGTGGCGTTCCATCGGGGGGAAAGAAAAAGCAAGAAAAGCGGCGGCGCAAGCTGTCCCCAAAATACGATGTCAACCGAATCGGCGATCGGGGAATTGGAAGCGGAATCAACATCTATTCCATCGAAAGAGAGCAAAGCCTGGGACGCGAACTCGCAAATGCGATAGATCAGGAAAGCAAGTTTCTCGATGACGATGTAGTTGTTCAGTACGTAAATCGCCTGGCACAGAACATTGTTCGGCATTCAGACGCGACAATCCCGTTCAGGATAAGAGTTCTCGACAACGATGAAGTGAACGCGTTTGCATTGCCAGGCGGTTACCTGTATGTGAACAGCGGGCTAATCGCCGCAGCACAGAATGAAGCGGAACTGGCCGGAGTGATCGCCCACGAGGTTGCGCACGTGGCTGCCCGACATGGCACCAAAAGTGAAACCAAAGGAGTATTCCTGACTCTCGCGACCATTCCCCTAGTGTTCGTTCCGGCGGGAGGCATCATCCGGCAGGTCACGGGAATCGCGGGCCCACTCTCTTCGTTGAGGTTCAGCCGTAAAGCAGAGCTTGAGGCAGATCTCCTGGGAATGGAATATGCCTTTAGCACCGGATATGACCCGACGTGTCTAGTGCAGTTGTTCGAACGGGTTAGTGTCGACCATCCGGCGCCGCGTTCTCGCTTGGCCCGCATCTTTTCGACGCATCCGCCAACGAGCGATCGTATCATCGCAGCGCAAGCAGTCATCGCCGACTATCTCTCGGACCGAGAGACCTATATCGTGAGTACCAGCGAATTCGACAATATTCGCGAACGCTTACTTGCGCGCGAGGCGGGCGCACGGCTGGGAAGAAACTCAACTGGTCCCCTCCTACGTCGAAAAACTCCTGCACAGGCAGGCCCTGCCAACCCGGGCGACAACGATCATGGATCCGAGGGGTCGCCACAGCCCCAGTGGGCAGCAAAGCAACAGCAACCTGGAAGCTGA
- a CDS encoding carboxypeptidase regulatory-like domain-containing protein, protein MRHSGSIGQFGGQFKMKSKLTVTTIYLLAILLVSVPLFSQTETGAITGTVVDPTGAVVPKAAVTATSTTTGAVRSTETNDNGLYTITNLQPGSYELKIKASGFRAHLQRIQVAVGSRVSADARLQTGSSETVVEVTAKAEDVAVNTENQTTSQVISSQQISELPSLTRNPYDFVATSGSVASDAGAATGRGVGVSINGARAASTNILLDGGENVDYFTAVVGQNVPLDSVQELSVLTSNFTPEFGRASGGVVNVATKSGTNAFHGSAYEYYRGSGLGANTPENKANDLPRNRYVRNQFGYSIGGPIIKDKLFFFNNIEWIRVRSAASRQFLVPTPQFIAQAAPATQQFFATYGTLVRPIDTVFTKSQLTVAGSGLAAGTAGTPWGDLPGTFPVLGQVTSTVPIDAGGGDPQNSLLGVVRFDYNLSEKTQIFARWSVDRLNAFQGSNSYSPYAGYNTGYLNRNNNYLISLTHVFSPNLVSQTKIVYNRLKNLQPVNGPNVPTLFWKGSNALILGKRAWLPGYLPGSPGSGIPFGGPQNLYQFYEDLNWTRGRHQFRFGGNYIQMRDNRVFGAYQMAPEQLGGNTTQGFNNFLLGQLVSFRSAIDPKGANACKFDYAALDNNPSLGTLPYIQDSSCAITLPATTPKFGRNNRYNDFAVYANDSWKVLDRLTVNLGMRYEYFGVQHNADPNLDANFYYGSGSNFPQQYRNGLAMRTANSPVGGLWAPDKNNFAPRVGFAYDVFGDGKTSIRGGFGIFYERNFGNVTFNVIQNPPNYAVISITPADVGGNLPVYTSNLGPFAGTGATKYILTPSLRNVSQNIRTAYNETWNLGVERQLGVNSVLAVTYTGSRGLKLYTLEDYNRRGSGVIYNGDNPDAIIGYLANGDPIYNNQSRMNMQYGVGSYNRGNRGFSAYNGLNVRFQTNDFRHTGLSLITNYTWSHAIDNLSSTFSDSYYNFNTGLLDPFNPALDKGNADFDLRHRLVIAGNWQLPWAKNSSNHIVKHALGGWVLAPIFTAQTGTPFTLFDCTNTAAFYCPRAFETGQASKIYRGSAVGANEYSFLSIPIVDAANTYINPLTLNSEIGNCTVPGQGAAAPCPWPSNMARRNSFTGPGYWNLNLGIYKNFAVTERVKLQFRGELYNAFNHPNAYVNNGTIDVSSSTDPTGQVGLVTVKKGYRPSGAQERRDVQLALRLTF, encoded by the coding sequence ATGAGACACAGTGGCTCAATTGGCCAATTCGGCGGCCAATTCAAGATGAAAAGCAAACTCACTGTTACAACAATTTACCTTCTGGCTATCCTGCTGGTTTCGGTGCCGCTGTTCAGCCAGACGGAAACAGGTGCAATCACTGGCACGGTGGTGGACCCCACTGGTGCAGTTGTCCCAAAAGCGGCAGTGACCGCTACGTCGACGACAACGGGCGCAGTCCGATCAACGGAAACCAATGATAATGGACTGTACACAATCACGAACCTCCAGCCCGGCAGCTACGAACTGAAGATTAAAGCGAGCGGCTTTCGCGCTCACCTTCAACGCATCCAGGTAGCCGTCGGCTCAAGGGTATCGGCTGATGCACGACTTCAAACCGGTTCTTCGGAAACGGTGGTTGAGGTCACTGCGAAAGCAGAAGACGTAGCTGTCAATACCGAAAACCAGACCACGAGTCAGGTGATCAGCAGCCAACAAATCTCGGAGCTTCCTTCCCTCACGCGCAATCCCTACGACTTTGTCGCGACCTCCGGAAGTGTGGCTTCGGACGCGGGCGCTGCGACCGGTCGCGGCGTGGGCGTTTCCATCAACGGAGCCCGCGCAGCCAGCACCAACATCCTGCTGGACGGCGGCGAGAACGTGGACTACTTCACGGCCGTGGTGGGGCAGAACGTGCCTTTGGACTCCGTTCAGGAGCTCAGCGTTTTGACCAGCAATTTCACTCCAGAATTCGGCCGTGCTTCGGGAGGGGTGGTGAACGTTGCGACAAAATCAGGCACCAATGCTTTTCATGGTTCGGCCTATGAGTACTATCGCGGTTCCGGGCTCGGAGCGAACACTCCGGAAAACAAAGCAAATGACCTGCCGCGCAATCGCTATGTTCGCAATCAGTTCGGCTACTCCATTGGTGGTCCGATTATCAAGGACAAGCTGTTCTTCTTTAACAACATCGAGTGGATCCGGGTGCGCAGCGCCGCGAGCCGCCAGTTCCTGGTTCCGACACCCCAATTCATCGCGCAGGCAGCACCTGCTACGCAACAATTCTTTGCTACCTACGGCACCCTAGTGAGACCGATCGACACTGTTTTCACGAAGAGCCAGTTGACTGTTGCCGGTTCCGGCTTGGCTGCAGGAACCGCAGGTACGCCGTGGGGTGATTTGCCGGGCACGTTCCCAGTTCTCGGCCAAGTAACAAGTACGGTGCCAATTGACGCTGGCGGTGGCGACCCGCAGAATTCCCTTCTTGGAGTAGTCCGCTTCGATTACAACCTGAGCGAAAAGACGCAGATCTTCGCTCGTTGGTCGGTGGACCGGCTTAACGCGTTTCAAGGGTCTAACTCGTATAGCCCATATGCCGGGTACAACACGGGATACCTGAACCGTAATAACAATTACCTGATATCGCTGACACACGTGTTCAGTCCCAATCTGGTGAGCCAGACCAAAATTGTCTATAACCGCTTGAAGAACCTGCAGCCGGTCAATGGCCCGAATGTGCCGACTCTCTTCTGGAAGGGATCGAACGCGCTGATTCTGGGCAAGCGCGCATGGCTGCCGGGTTATCTCCCGGGCTCTCCTGGGTCGGGCATTCCATTCGGCGGACCGCAGAATTTGTACCAGTTCTATGAAGACTTGAACTGGACGAGGGGACGTCATCAGTTCCGCTTCGGCGGCAACTACATCCAGATGCGTGACAACCGAGTTTTCGGTGCGTACCAAATGGCGCCGGAACAGCTCGGAGGTAACACGACCCAAGGCTTCAACAATTTCCTGTTGGGGCAACTCGTCAGCTTCCGTAGTGCGATTGATCCGAAAGGAGCCAATGCTTGCAAGTTTGATTACGCTGCGCTGGACAACAATCCATCTCTCGGCACCCTTCCTTATATTCAGGATTCGAGCTGTGCGATTACGCTTCCGGCAACAACTCCGAAGTTCGGCCGCAATAACCGGTACAATGATTTTGCTGTGTACGCTAATGATTCATGGAAGGTCCTCGACCGCCTTACCGTGAATTTGGGCATGAGGTACGAGTACTTCGGCGTCCAACACAACGCAGATCCGAACCTGGATGCTAATTTCTACTATGGATCTGGTTCAAACTTCCCGCAGCAGTACCGCAACGGACTGGCGATGAGAACGGCGAATTCTCCTGTCGGCGGCCTGTGGGCGCCCGACAAGAACAACTTTGCCCCACGTGTAGGATTCGCCTATGACGTCTTCGGAGATGGCAAGACCAGCATTCGTGGCGGCTTCGGAATTTTCTACGAGCGCAACTTTGGCAACGTCACGTTTAACGTGATCCAGAACCCGCCGAACTATGCCGTGATTTCCATTACTCCTGCCGATGTGGGCGGGAATCTGCCCGTCTACACCAGTAATCTGGGACCGTTCGCCGGCACCGGTGCTACCAAGTACATCCTGACCCCCAGCCTGCGCAACGTCTCGCAGAACATCCGGACTGCATACAACGAGACCTGGAACCTCGGTGTGGAACGGCAACTTGGTGTCAATTCAGTGCTGGCCGTGACGTACACGGGATCACGTGGACTCAAGCTGTACACCTTGGAAGACTACAACCGCCGCGGCTCAGGAGTTATTTACAACGGTGACAATCCTGACGCCATCATCGGGTACCTAGCCAATGGCGATCCAATCTACAATAACCAGTCGCGAATGAACATGCAGTATGGCGTCGGCTCGTACAACCGCGGCAACCGTGGTTTCTCTGCATACAACGGTCTGAACGTTCGTTTCCAGACGAATGATTTCCGGCACACCGGACTGAGCTTGATCACGAATTACACCTGGTCGCACGCTATCGACAACCTCAGCTCGACCTTCAGTGATTCTTATTACAACTTCAACACCGGTCTGCTGGACCCCTTTAACCCGGCTCTCGACAAGGGCAATGCGGACTTTGACCTTCGCCACCGGTTAGTGATCGCCGGCAATTGGCAACTGCCATGGGCGAAGAACAGTTCAAACCACATTGTCAAACATGCACTGGGCGGATGGGTACTAGCTCCAATCTTTACCGCCCAGACTGGGACGCCGTTTACGCTGTTCGACTGCACGAATACAGCTGCCTTCTACTGCCCGCGTGCGTTTGAGACTGGTCAGGCGAGCAAGATCTATCGTGGAAGTGCGGTTGGGGCGAACGAGTACTCATTCCTGAGCATTCCGATCGTGGACGCGGCTAACACCTACATTAATCCGCTGACCCTGAACTCGGAGATCGGGAACTGTACCGTTCCCGGACAGGGTGCAGCGGCTCCCTGCCCGTGGCCGTCGAATATGGCTCGGCGCAACTCGTTCACGGGCCCCGGATACTGGAACCTTAACCTGGGGATCTACAAAAACTTTGCGGTTACGGAAAGAGTGAAACTGCAGTTTCGGGGAGAGTTGTACAACGCCTTTAACCACCCAAACGCTTATGTGAACAACGGCACAATCGATGTTTCGTCATCCACGGATCCCACGGGTCAGGTCGGCCTTGTAACTGTTAAGAAGGGTTATAGGCCGAGCGGCGCTCAGGAAAGACGCGACGTGCAATTGGCTCTGAGGCTCACCTTCTAG
- a CDS encoding TolC family protein, whose amino-acid sequence MKTEKAVALSFALLLAVGVRAQEHQHPMPGMPMPSSTSTEQKPKQTVQPGPAGAPGMQTPQGALPTIEQQQQAMPQHEMKMENMEMRSPETTPSQISGLQEPENPNQQTGSDLPVADLLAGARKGAPMKLESFEQLALKNNPTLKQAEAIAAQSSALADQAGLWPNPTIGYSGEEIRGGSSRGGQQGAFVQQSIVLGRKLRRRQDVFEQQHKADVLGIEEQRLNVQGAIQVQFYTALAAQRAAEVRRQLLKIAMDAAETAHQLANVGQADAPDILQTEVEAEQAKLDFVRAQRAYIQAFRTLATISGQPDLAISLLEGELEQPPEIDIDHWVDVAFQQSPSVQRAIQEANRAQAILARDKREPIPDLTLRAGMQQNREINPESMQPIGLQAFATASVQIPIFNRNQGNVQAAKLELERARQEVERVKLSLAQSAQPLLQRYATERLEVDRYRTQLLPRAKRAYELYLQKYRNMASAYPQVIISQRTYFQLQENYAQVLGQLWTTAAQLQNYLLADGVSAPRPSGSTSTQVNLPNGGSGGNE is encoded by the coding sequence ATGAAAACCGAGAAAGCTGTTGCACTATCATTTGCGCTGCTCCTTGCAGTTGGTGTACGCGCACAAGAGCATCAACATCCGATGCCGGGAATGCCAATGCCCAGCTCGACTAGTACGGAACAGAAACCTAAGCAAACCGTACAACCAGGTCCTGCTGGTGCACCAGGTATGCAGACGCCACAAGGTGCACTTCCAACGATCGAACAACAGCAACAGGCGATGCCGCAACATGAAATGAAGATGGAAAACATGGAGATGCGCTCGCCTGAAACAACCCCATCGCAAATCAGCGGCCTGCAAGAGCCTGAGAATCCAAATCAACAAACCGGAAGTGATCTTCCTGTTGCTGATCTGCTAGCCGGCGCCCGTAAAGGCGCCCCGATGAAGCTGGAATCCTTTGAACAGCTCGCGCTTAAGAACAATCCAACATTGAAACAAGCTGAGGCGATTGCCGCGCAGTCCTCGGCTTTGGCAGATCAAGCAGGACTGTGGCCAAACCCGACGATTGGATACTCCGGCGAAGAGATTCGAGGCGGGTCCTCGAGAGGTGGCCAGCAAGGCGCTTTTGTTCAACAGAGCATTGTGCTCGGTCGCAAACTTCGCAGACGTCAAGATGTTTTCGAGCAACAGCACAAGGCGGACGTCCTGGGTATTGAAGAGCAAAGACTCAATGTTCAGGGTGCGATTCAAGTCCAGTTTTACACCGCTTTGGCCGCCCAAAGAGCAGCAGAAGTGCGTCGGCAGTTGTTGAAGATCGCCATGGATGCCGCGGAGACGGCGCATCAGCTTGCCAATGTCGGCCAAGCCGACGCTCCCGATATCCTCCAGACCGAGGTCGAAGCTGAACAGGCGAAACTCGACTTCGTACGAGCGCAGCGGGCATACATTCAGGCCTTCCGAACGCTTGCCACGATCTCCGGGCAGCCGGATCTGGCCATCTCGCTTTTGGAGGGAGAATTGGAACAACCGCCTGAGATCGACATTGATCACTGGGTAGACGTGGCTTTTCAGCAAAGTCCAAGCGTGCAGCGGGCCATACAGGAGGCAAATCGCGCCCAGGCCATCCTTGCGCGAGATAAGCGGGAACCGATACCCGATCTAACGCTCCGAGCGGGTATGCAGCAAAACCGCGAGATCAACCCCGAATCCATGCAGCCCATCGGGCTGCAAGCCTTTGCGACGGCCAGCGTGCAAATACCGATATTCAATCGAAACCAAGGCAATGTGCAAGCAGCCAAGCTGGAGCTGGAGCGAGCCAGGCAGGAAGTCGAACGCGTCAAACTGAGCCTGGCACAAAGTGCCCAGCCGCTTTTGCAGCGATACGCGACGGAGCGGCTAGAAGTTGACCGGTATCGGACGCAGCTGCTTCCTCGTGCGAAACGCGCCTATGAACTCTATTTGCAGAAGTACCGAAACATGGCGTCCGCCTACCCGCAGGTAATCATCTCCCAGCGTACCTATTTTCAATTACAGGAGAATTACGCCCAAGTGCTAGGGCAACTCTGGACTACGGCAGCACAATTGCAGAACTACTTGCTGGCCGATGGGGTGAGCGCACCGCGACCGAGCGGTAGTACCAGCACGCAAGTCAATCTGCCTAACGGTGGTTCAGGAGGAAATGAATGA
- a CDS encoding trypsin-like peptidase domain-containing protein — protein MLAAILLMSRVLVSAQISSAPLLADEQNTIQVFKQASPGVVHIKARLMLSSPFESRSIEESTGTGFLIDKAGRIITAFHVVKDKDEIAITLSNRKRFDARLIGTAPQLDLALLQIEAPAEDLVPLKLGSSESLQVGQKVIAIGNAIGLHNTLSVGVISAVQRTMDDSALELADAIIQTDAAINPGNSGGPLLNTSGEVIGVNDAVIRGAQNVGFAIPIDLARAVIPDLIEMGHAYRPLLGFSGSELTPGIAKLFGIPLERGFLVEEVLPNSPAAIAGLRTGKRVVVVGQKPYTLGGDIIVAINGSAVTTSADIAKALLRARPGELLKLRLYRQGKTVEATVPLTAMDMRF, from the coding sequence ATGCTTGCGGCAATATTGTTGATGAGTCGGGTGCTAGTGTCGGCGCAAATCTCCTCGGCGCCGTTGCTGGCTGATGAGCAGAACACGATTCAGGTATTCAAACAGGCGAGTCCAGGAGTTGTGCATATTAAGGCACGACTCATGCTGTCTTCCCCCTTCGAGTCGCGTTCTATTGAGGAAAGTACTGGGACCGGGTTCCTTATCGACAAAGCGGGACGCATCATTACAGCTTTTCACGTCGTAAAAGACAAGGATGAGATTGCCATAACCCTGTCGAACCGCAAGCGCTTCGACGCACGGCTGATAGGAACCGCTCCACAGCTGGACCTTGCCTTACTCCAGATTGAGGCCCCAGCGGAAGATTTGGTTCCACTGAAACTAGGCAGTTCAGAATCCTTGCAGGTTGGACAAAAGGTGATCGCAATCGGGAATGCGATTGGGCTGCACAACACGCTCAGTGTAGGGGTAATTAGCGCCGTTCAGCGAACGATGGACGACTCGGCACTTGAATTGGCCGACGCCATTATTCAAACCGATGCCGCCATCAATCCCGGAAACAGTGGTGGACCACTCCTGAATACTTCGGGTGAGGTCATTGGGGTGAACGACGCTGTGATCCGCGGTGCCCAGAATGTCGGCTTTGCGATACCGATCGACCTGGCACGGGCCGTCATTCCCGATTTGATTGAGATGGGTCACGCTTACCGTCCGCTGTTGGGTTTCAGCGGAAGTGAGCTTACTCCCGGCATAGCCAAGCTCTTCGGAATTCCACTGGAGCGTGGCTTCCTGGTGGAAGAGGTTTTGCCGAATTCTCCTGCTGCAATCGCTGGTTTGCGCACCGGCAAACGGGTAGTAGTAGTCGGGCAGAAGCCATACACGCTTGGTGGGGACATTATTGTGGCGATCAATGGATCTGCAGTGACCACGTCTGCTGACATTGCGAAAGCCCTCCTTCGCGCTCGCCCGGGCGAATTGCTCAAGTTGCGGCTCTACCGACAGGGCAAGACCGTCGAAGCCACCGTGCCGTTGACAGCCATGGACATGCGTTTCTGA
- a CDS encoding DUF302 domain-containing protein, with protein MTIITPPENVIAVQTAMSFEQTLESLRSELALREFRILLEVDFTKELDSRIGVSATRYVVLIAWHPFSAYQAILSDSNGGLVVPFNVAVYQNGGVTIVSVLVQPSLMSHASLGMRVLGQELNRKMRDVLLHLGKHERQTLENTNVVSMHR; from the coding sequence ATGACGATCATTACACCACCAGAAAATGTTATTGCGGTACAAACGGCAATGAGCTTTGAGCAAACGCTCGAATCTCTGCGCTCTGAATTGGCACTTCGGGAATTTCGCATTCTTTTGGAAGTGGATTTCACCAAGGAGTTGGATAGTCGTATTGGTGTTTCGGCCACCCGTTATGTCGTCTTGATTGCCTGGCATCCGTTTTCTGCGTATCAGGCGATCCTCAGTGACTCTAACGGAGGACTGGTGGTGCCGTTCAATGTGGCGGTTTATCAAAATGGGGGTGTTACGATTGTCTCCGTATTGGTTCAGCCCTCGCTAATGTCACATGCTTCGTTAGGTATGCGCGTGCTGGGGCAAGAGTTGAACCGGAAGATGCGAGATGTTCTACTGCACCTCGGAAAACATGAACGACAGACACTGGAAAACACGAATGTCGTTAGCATGCACAGGTGA
- a CDS encoding sigma-54 dependent transcriptional regulator — protein MDDDPGQRRIIEFWLQEAGYEVTTATDGLNGLKAFQQHSPSVVITDMRMPAMSGLDLMAKVKAIDEDVPVILITAFGTVSDAVDAMRLGAADYILKPINPEELKLSVSRMFERQQLVDENRYLRDLVGTEFQFSSLIGSSKKMRDVLAIAGQVARRDSTVLITGESGTGKELLAKAIHQNSLRAGKPFIAVNCGALPETLVESELFGHTKGAFTGAAGDRAGKFEAANEGTIFLDEIGELPLNMQVKILRVLQEREVDKIGSSHPVKVNVRIIAATNRDLKTQVEDGNLRGDLYYRLSVITIELPPLRERREDIPPLAAHFLKRFSERYNTGRLSLADDAMELLYKYDWPGNIRELENVIERVSVLAVGNQISASDLPAEIRTGRSRIASIGLKLPDEGISLEEVEKEILVQALEKHHWNQTRAARYLNISRKTLIYRMEKFGLVERDTSTEQEPFSESSG, from the coding sequence GTGGATGATGATCCGGGACAGCGCAGGATCATTGAATTCTGGTTGCAGGAGGCCGGCTACGAAGTCACCACCGCAACCGATGGCTTAAATGGTCTGAAGGCGTTTCAACAACACTCGCCCTCCGTGGTGATCACGGACATGCGCATGCCAGCTATGTCCGGCCTGGACCTGATGGCCAAGGTCAAGGCGATTGATGAAGATGTCCCCGTTATCCTGATCACCGCGTTCGGTACGGTTTCCGATGCCGTGGACGCAATGCGACTTGGCGCCGCTGACTACATTTTGAAGCCAATTAATCCGGAAGAGCTGAAGCTAAGTGTTAGCCGGATGTTCGAGCGCCAGCAACTAGTCGACGAAAACCGTTATTTGCGAGACTTGGTCGGCACCGAGTTTCAGTTCTCGAGTTTGATTGGAAGTTCCAAGAAAATGCGGGACGTGTTAGCGATAGCTGGTCAAGTAGCTCGCCGTGATAGCACAGTGCTGATAACCGGAGAGAGCGGAACTGGCAAGGAATTGCTGGCCAAAGCCATCCATCAAAACAGCCTGCGAGCAGGAAAGCCGTTTATTGCGGTCAATTGCGGGGCTTTACCGGAAACGCTGGTTGAATCGGAACTGTTTGGGCACACGAAAGGCGCCTTCACCGGTGCCGCCGGTGATCGCGCTGGAAAATTTGAAGCCGCTAACGAAGGCACTATCTTTCTCGATGAGATTGGCGAACTTCCGCTCAACATGCAAGTCAAGATACTGCGAGTTTTGCAGGAGCGGGAGGTGGACAAGATTGGTAGTTCCCATCCGGTCAAGGTCAACGTGCGAATCATTGCCGCGACAAACCGGGACCTCAAAACGCAGGTAGAGGATGGAAACCTTCGTGGAGACCTCTACTACCGACTGAGTGTCATTACCATCGAATTGCCGCCCTTGCGTGAGCGTCGGGAGGATATTCCACCTCTGGCGGCGCACTTCTTGAAGCGGTTCTCCGAACGCTACAATACTGGCAGGCTGAGCTTGGCTGATGATGCCATGGAACTACTCTACAAATACGACTGGCCGGGAAACATTCGCGAACTTGAAAACGTCATTGAGCGGGTATCGGTCTTAGCCGTGGGCAACCAGATCAGTGCGTCTGATCTTCCTGCCGAAATCAGGACGGGCCGCAGCCGGATTGCCTCCATCGGTTTGAAACTCCCCGATGAAGGCATCAGTCTGGAAGAAGTGGAGAAGGAGATCCTTGTACAGGCACTCGAGAAACACCACTGGAACCAGACGCGTGCTGCCCGTTATCTCAACATCAGTAGAAAGACCCTGATCTATCGAATGGAAAAATTCGGTCTCGTCGAGCGAGATACCTCGACAGAACAGGAGCCTTTTTCCGAAAGCTCGGGTTAA